A genomic region of Papaver somniferum cultivar HN1 chromosome 7, ASM357369v1, whole genome shotgun sequence contains the following coding sequences:
- the LOC113297221 gene encoding malate dehydrogenase, cytoplasmic-like isoform X2: protein MSKNAVRVLVTGAAGQIGYALVPMVARGAMLGPDQPVILHMLDIEPAAEALNGVKMELIDAAFPLLKDVIATTDVVEACTGVDIAVMVGGFPRKEGTERKDVMSKNVSIYKAQASALEKHANTDCKVLVVANPANTNALILKEFAPSIPEKNITCLTRLDHNRALGQISERLDIQVSDVKNVIIWGNHSSTQYPDVSHATVTSSDGQKPARELIADDQWLRTEFIKTVQQRGAAIIKARKLSSALSAASSACDHICDWVLGTPKGTWVSMGVYSDGSYGIPSGLIYSFPVTCEKGEWSIVQGLKIDEFSRTKMDATANELIEEKSLAYSCLN, encoded by the exons ATGTCAAAAAAtgcagttagggttttggtcactGGTGCTGCTG GGCAAATTGGATACGCCCTTGTGCCGATGGTAGCTCGAGGTGCGATGTTAGGTCCAGATCAACCTGTAATTCTGCACATGCTTGATATTGAACCTGCCGCGGAAGCCTTGAATGGGGTGAAGATGGAGTTGATTGATGCTGCATTTCCTCTTCTAAAAG ATGTTATTGCCACCACGGATGTTGTCGAAGCTTGTACTGGTGTCGACATTGCGGTTATGGTTGGTGGGTTCCCTAGAAAAGAAGGAACGGAAAGGAAAGATGTGATGTCAAAAAATGTTTCTATCTATAAGGCACAAGCTTCAGCACTGGAGAAGCATGCAAACACCGACTGCAAG GTACTAGTTGTCGCTAACCCAGCAAATACCAATGCCCTCATTTTGAAAGAATTTGCACCTTCGATTCCGGAGAAGAACATAACATGTCTTACAAGACTTGATCACAACAGAGCTCTAGGCCAAATCTCTGAGAGGTTGGATATCCAAGTCAGTGACGTGAAGAACGTCATAATTTGGGGTAACCATTCTTCTACTCAATACCCAGATGTTAGTCACGCAACTGTCACTTCAAGCGATGGGCAAAAGCCCGCTCGTGAGCTTATTGCCGACGACCAGTG GTTGAGAACAGAGTTTATCAAAACTGTACAACAGCGGGGTGCAGCCATCATAAAAGCACGGAAGCTGTCAAGTGCATTATCAGCTGCGAGCTCTGCTTGCGACCACATTTGCGATTGGGTTCTTGGAACTCCCAAG GGAACATGGGTATCGATGGGAGTTTACTCAGATGGATCTTATGGAATCCCTTCTGGCCTTATTTACTCCTTTCCTGTCACTTGTGAGAAAGGTGAATGGTCAATCGTTCAAG GTCTCAAGATCGATGAGTTTTCACGCACAAAGATGGATGCTACAGCAAACGAGCTGATTGAGGAGAAATCCCTTGCTTATTCATGCCTCAACTGA
- the LOC113297221 gene encoding malate dehydrogenase, cytoplasmic-like isoform X1: MEHLEIVQKLLVLIVCFYLFWWIIKYFVNLLDTEKEPIRVLVTGAAGQIGYALVPMVARGAMLGPDQPVILHMLDIEPAAEALNGVKMELIDAAFPLLKDVIATTDVVEACTGVDIAVMVGGFPRKEGTERKDVMSKNVSIYKAQASALEKHANTDCKVLVVANPANTNALILKEFAPSIPEKNITCLTRLDHNRALGQISERLDIQVSDVKNVIIWGNHSSTQYPDVSHATVTSSDGQKPARELIADDQWLRTEFIKTVQQRGAAIIKARKLSSALSAASSACDHICDWVLGTPKGTWVSMGVYSDGSYGIPSGLIYSFPVTCEKGEWSIVQGLKIDEFSRTKMDATANELIEEKSLAYSCLN; this comes from the exons ATGGAGCACCTTGAAATTGTCCAAAAGCTACTGGTTCTTATCGTTTGTTTCTATTTGTTCTGGTGGATTATTAAATATTTTGTCAATTTATTAGATACCGAAAAAGAACCTATCAGGGTTCTTGTCACTGGTGCTGCAG GGCAAATTGGATACGCCCTTGTGCCGATGGTAGCTCGAGGTGCGATGTTAGGTCCAGATCAACCTGTAATTCTGCACATGCTTGATATTGAACCTGCCGCGGAAGCCTTGAATGGGGTGAAGATGGAGTTGATTGATGCTGCATTTCCTCTTCTAAAAG ATGTTATTGCCACCACGGATGTTGTCGAAGCTTGTACTGGTGTCGACATTGCGGTTATGGTTGGTGGGTTCCCTAGAAAAGAAGGAACGGAAAGGAAAGATGTGATGTCAAAAAATGTTTCTATCTATAAGGCACAAGCTTCAGCACTGGAGAAGCATGCAAACACCGACTGCAAG GTACTAGTTGTCGCTAACCCAGCAAATACCAATGCCCTCATTTTGAAAGAATTTGCACCTTCGATTCCGGAGAAGAACATAACATGTCTTACAAGACTTGATCACAACAGAGCTCTAGGCCAAATCTCTGAGAGGTTGGATATCCAAGTCAGTGACGTGAAGAACGTCATAATTTGGGGTAACCATTCTTCTACTCAATACCCAGATGTTAGTCACGCAACTGTCACTTCAAGCGATGGGCAAAAGCCCGCTCGTGAGCTTATTGCCGACGACCAGTG GTTGAGAACAGAGTTTATCAAAACTGTACAACAGCGGGGTGCAGCCATCATAAAAGCACGGAAGCTGTCAAGTGCATTATCAGCTGCGAGCTCTGCTTGCGACCACATTTGCGATTGGGTTCTTGGAACTCCCAAG GGAACATGGGTATCGATGGGAGTTTACTCAGATGGATCTTATGGAATCCCTTCTGGCCTTATTTACTCCTTTCCTGTCACTTGTGAGAAAGGTGAATGGTCAATCGTTCAAG GTCTCAAGATCGATGAGTTTTCACGCACAAAGATGGATGCTACAGCAAACGAGCTGATTGAGGAGAAATCCCTTGCTTATTCATGCCTCAACTGA